A window of Candidatus Melainabacteria bacterium RIFOXYA2_FULL_32_9 contains these coding sequences:
- a CDS encoding pyridoxal-dependent decarboxylase: protein MQDLSEPFNSEAFRKQGHQIIDILADYLDQITSKKLDQVLPAITPDEMLVNWSDDFPNKPGNDLAELAKKVISQSNHLHHSGYVGRQVSTPLPIAALSELMSSFLNNSSVVYEMGPVNTVMEKSIVNWMAKLIGFGSDSDGFLTSGGTLGNLTALLAAIHIKSGYDIWKDGIKDSNPISILVSEQAHYSIKQAIQIMGLGEDGIIPIPVDKIYSMDINALEIKYQEAVNSGRKVIAVVGSACTTKTGSYDPLNYIADFCEKYDLWFHVDGAHGASALISNKYKSLLKGIERADSVIWDAHKMLLMPALITAVIFRKGSNSYEAFAQKASYIFEKKWYNLAHRTMECTKTMMSLKLYMSLSMYGTDYFSNYVTKMYDLAEKFGQILEEVPDFDLAIKPQSNIICFRYITKGVPDINELQKQIRKNIHNKESFYIAKTRLKDKIYLRCIIINPLTTEYDLMNLLDTIRNSA, encoded by the coding sequence ATGCAAGATTTATCAGAACCTTTTAATTCTGAAGCATTTCGAAAGCAGGGCCATCAAATAATTGATATATTAGCTGACTATTTGGACCAGATAACATCTAAAAAATTAGATCAGGTATTACCGGCAATCACACCTGATGAAATGCTGGTAAACTGGTCTGATGATTTTCCAAATAAGCCGGGTAATGACTTAGCAGAGTTAGCAAAAAAAGTAATCTCACAATCAAATCATTTGCATCACTCTGGTTATGTTGGTCGTCAGGTATCGACACCTTTACCGATAGCGGCTTTATCTGAGTTAATGTCATCATTTTTAAACAATAGCAGTGTTGTTTATGAAATGGGCCCAGTCAATACTGTTATGGAGAAAAGCATTGTTAACTGGATGGCAAAATTGATTGGTTTTGGGTCAGACTCAGATGGCTTTTTAACTTCAGGGGGTACTTTAGGAAATCTTACAGCATTACTTGCGGCTATACATATAAAAAGTGGATATGATATTTGGAAAGATGGAATAAAAGATAGCAATCCTATCTCAATTCTTGTCTCAGAACAAGCTCATTACAGTATAAAACAGGCGATTCAGATAATGGGATTAGGAGAAGACGGGATTATTCCTATTCCTGTAGATAAAATTTATTCTATGGATATAAATGCCCTTGAAATAAAATATCAAGAAGCAGTAAATTCAGGAAGAAAAGTTATTGCAGTAGTAGGAAGTGCCTGTACTACTAAAACAGGCAGCTATGACCCTCTTAATTATATCGCTGATTTTTGTGAAAAATATGATCTATGGTTCCATGTGGACGGGGCTCATGGAGCTTCAGCTTTAATTTCAAATAAATATAAAAGCTTATTAAAAGGAATAGAACGGGCTGATTCAGTCATATGGGATGCGCATAAGATGCTCCTTATGCCGGCTTTAATAACAGCAGTTATTTTCCGTAAAGGAAGTAATTCTTATGAAGCTTTTGCTCAAAAAGCATCTTATATTTTCGAGAAAAAATGGTATAATTTGGCTCATAGAACCATGGAATGTACTAAAACAATGATGAGCCTTAAATTATATATGAGTTTATCAATGTATGGAACAGATTATTTCTCAAATTATGTGACTAAAATGTATGATTTAGCAGAAAAATTTGGACAAATATTAGAAGAAGTTCCAGACTTTGATCTTGCAATAAAACCTCAAAGCAATATTATTTGTTTTAGGTATATTACAAAAGGGGTTCCTGATATTAATGAACTACAAAAACAGATAAGAAAGAATATTCATAATAAGGAATCTTTCTATATAGCTAAAACAAGATTAAAAGACAAAATATACTTGCGCTGTATCATTATAAATCCGCTAACAACAGAATATGATTTAATGAATTTGCTTGACACTATAAGAAATTCAGCTTAA
- a CDS encoding 3-methyl-2-oxobutanoate hydroxymethyltransferase, with protein sequence MQKTITTGTLQKYKREGRKITALTAYDYSTAKFLDEAGIDIILVGDSLAMVALGHKTTHAITVDEMIHHTKAVTKGVDKSFVAADMPFMSYQVDENTAVHNAGRFIKEAEANAVKLEGGSDHIINIVKRCVEAGIPVMGHLGFTPQYLHTLSGYKVQGKNLEATKKILEQAKKLEEVGAFSIVLEMVPEESAKLITDNLNIPTIGIGAGRFCSGQILVTDDILGKYSDFTPKFARKYLDLASLTKKAFSEYKEDVISGKFPAESEIFKLTVEEKERLKDVGDKII encoded by the coding sequence ATGCAAAAAACAATAACCACAGGAACTCTTCAAAAATATAAAAGAGAAGGAAGAAAAATCACAGCCCTTACTGCTTACGATTACTCTACAGCAAAATTTTTGGATGAAGCGGGAATAGATATAATATTAGTTGGCGACTCACTGGCAATGGTGGCCCTTGGGCATAAAACCACCCATGCCATCACTGTTGATGAAATGATTCATCACACAAAAGCTGTAACAAAAGGAGTGGATAAGTCCTTTGTAGCTGCTGATATGCCATTTATGAGCTATCAGGTTGATGAAAATACTGCTGTTCATAATGCAGGCAGATTTATTAAAGAGGCTGAAGCCAATGCAGTCAAGCTAGAAGGTGGATCTGATCACATTATTAATATCGTAAAACGCTGTGTGGAAGCAGGTATTCCTGTAATGGGTCATTTAGGCTTTACTCCTCAATATTTACACACATTAAGCGGGTATAAGGTTCAGGGTAAGAACCTTGAAGCAACTAAAAAAATACTGGAACAAGCAAAAAAACTTGAAGAAGTAGGAGCTTTTAGCATAGTTCTTGAAATGGTTCCTGAAGAATCAGCAAAATTAATTACGGATAATCTTAATATACCAACCATAGGCATTGGTGCAGGAAGATTTTGCTCTGGCCAAATCCTTGTAACAGACGATATTCTCGGTAAATATAGTGATTTTACTCCAAAATTTGCAAGAAAATATCTGGATCTTGCCTCATTAACTAAAAAAGCTTTTTCAGAATATAAAGAAGACGTAATATCAGGAAAATTTCCGGCCGAATCTGAGATATTTAAATTAACAGTAGAAGAGAAAGAACGATTAAAAGATGTTGGTGATAAAATCATCTAG
- a CDS encoding pantoate--beta-alanine ligase — protein MEVISTIQETRIKVQEWKKQGLNIGFVPTMGALHVGHESLIKKARQECAKVIVSIFVNPIQFGPNEDYNRYPRQLENDTEICANNGVDLIFAPTVGEMYPEKEHLTKVCPPEFFQNKLCGKSRPGHFDGVATVVLKLFNIIQPDKAYFGQKDAQQLIIIKKICRDLSFPTEIISCHIIRDTDGLACSSRNAYLSAEARQKALSLFKTLKKIEELYFSGLNSKDENFDLAKKYLDPGVELEYLEANDLNTFETLDTIKSNTLIDIAARVDKVRLIDNIVIK, from the coding sequence CTGGAAGTAATATCAACTATTCAAGAAACCAGAATAAAAGTTCAAGAATGGAAAAAACAAGGTTTAAACATTGGTTTTGTTCCTACTATGGGGGCTCTTCATGTTGGTCATGAAAGTCTGATCAAAAAAGCCAGGCAAGAATGTGCTAAAGTTATCGTCAGTATTTTTGTAAACCCAATTCAATTTGGACCAAATGAAGATTATAACCGTTACCCAAGACAGTTGGAAAATGATACTGAAATCTGTGCAAATAATGGAGTTGATTTAATATTTGCTCCAACAGTAGGAGAGATGTATCCAGAAAAAGAGCATCTTACTAAAGTCTGCCCGCCTGAATTTTTTCAGAATAAATTGTGTGGAAAATCAAGACCAGGGCACTTTGACGGTGTTGCGACTGTAGTACTAAAATTATTCAACATAATACAACCTGACAAGGCATATTTTGGACAAAAAGATGCTCAGCAGTTAATTATAATCAAAAAAATATGTCGTGATCTTAGTTTTCCTACAGAAATAATAAGTTGTCATATTATTAGGGATACTGACGGGCTGGCATGCAGCTCAAGAAACGCTTATTTATCAGCTGAAGCAAGACAAAAAGCATTATCTTTATTTAAAACTCTTAAAAAAATAGAAGAATTATACTTTTCTGGCTTAAATTCAAAAGACGAAAACTTTGATTTAGCCAAAAAGTATCTTGATCCAGGTGTAGAACTTGAATATTTGGAAGCAAATGACCTCAACACCTTTGAAACATTGGATACAATAAAATCCAACACACTTATTGATATTGCAGCAAGGGTTGATAAGGTTAGACTGATAGATAATATTGTGATTAAATAA